Genomic segment of Leuconostoc mesenteroides subsp. mesenteroides:
CACCTTTAGCTAGTTCGAAGACATCACCACGAGGTGTAAACGCGTAAACACGATCAGAAAACAAATCACCCGTTACACCATCCATAAAGTCTTCGGCATTTTTGGCATTTTCTTGCAGTTCCAATATGCCTTGAATGACATTTAAAGCTTGCTGGCTGTTATCATCGACATTTGTTTCTTTACTTGATCCACCATTTTTTTTATAGGCCCAATGTGCAGCCACTCCATATTCAGCAACTTCATGCATATGATGCGTACGAATTTGGACTTCTAATGGACGTCCATGAGGACCGATAACTGTGGTATGTAAACTTTGATATCCGTTCGCTTTTGGCAAAGCAATATAATCTTTAAAACGACCAGGAATTGGTGTCCATTTTGAGTGTATTGCGCCTAATACAGCATAAGTATCTGGAATCGAATCCGTTAATACGCGAACAGCCAACAAGTCATAAATTTCTTCAAAAGCCTTATGTTTATCTACCATTTTTCGATAAATTGAGTAAATATGCTTTGGACGACCATACACATCAACATGAATTAATTCGAGATCTTTTATCGCACCATTAATCTGGTCTACTGCTTTTTGTACATAGCTAATTCGTTCTTCGCGCTTCATATTCATCAGAGAAGCAATATGATAATATTGCTCGGGATCAATATAACTTAGGGATAAGTCTTCAAGTTCCCACTTAATCGTACTAATACCAAGGCGATCAGCCAGTGGCGCGTAGATTTCCAATGTCTCTTTTGCAATGCGCTTTTGCTTTTCTTCACGCAAAGCACCTAAAGTGCGCATATTGTGCAAACGGTCAGCTAACTTAACAATAATGACACGTATGTCTTTTGACATAGCCAAAAGCAACTTACGGTGGTTTTCTGCAAGCTGTTCTTGTGAACTTTGATATTGAATTTTACTAATTTTCGTTACACCGTCAATAATTTGGGCAATTGTTTCTCCAAAATTATCTCGAACATCCTGTAACGTAGCCGTCGTATCCTCAACAACATCATGTAGATAGCCTGAAATAACCGTTGCCGTATCCATCTTTAGTTCTGCTAAAATACCAGCAACTTGAATTGGATGAATAATATAGGGTTCCCCAGACTTACGCTTTTGTTCTTTGTGCAATTCTGACGCCCATTCGTAGGCTTTCTTAACATTGATTGTATCTGATTCGGACATATATTGTCCGACCATCTCAAGGACTTCCGGTCCTGTATAATGTTTTGTCTTTGCCATATTTTAGCGTATAATGTGTGCCCGTTTATCAATGTTTCAATGTTGGATACACTACTGTCTTAAGTAAGCTATATCAACTGATTTCAATGATGTTACACACAATTCCCTTCATGGATTCCGGAACGTACAAAATCACTCAACAAAGCGATTTGCACCTTACTAACGCTTTACATTGCGTACTCTAATTATAATCAAAATTTAATTTTTTCACAAGCCACGTTTAAATCTGTGCACGAGTAAGTCATAAGCGCTAAAATTAGATAATAAACTTTACTTGTTTAATTATTTAAAAATAGGGAGATAACGTGCTTAGTCATGTCAAAAAATCAAGAAAAATCTCTTTGGAAACGCAACGTATTGGTTCTTTGGTTCGGTGTATTTATGACTGGAATTGCTCTGAGCGAAGTCATGCCTTTTCTTTCTTTATACATTGATACCTTAGGCCATTTTAGTAAAAATCAGCTAACATTTTACTCTGGGGCAATTTTCTCTGTGTCATTTTTAGTTATGGCGATTGTGTCTCCGCTATGGGGGAAGTTGGCAGATAGAAAAGGACGTAAATTAATGATGCTTCGTGCTGCACTTGGTATGGCAATTGTCCTATTTTTAATGGGATATGTCACCAATGTTTGGCAATTATTCATTCTTCGTGCTCTTCAAGGTGCCACCGGCGGGTATATTTCCAATTCAAATGCTCTAATTGCTACACAAACCCCCAAGGAGCACGCTGGTCATGCGCTTGGCATCTTGGTCACTGGTATGACAGCTGGTAATTTACTTGGTCCGCTATTCGGTGGTACTTTAGCCTCAGTCGTTTCATATCGCACGTCGTTTCATATCACCGGAATCATTTTATTTTTGGTATTCATTTTAACCATGTTTTTTGTTAAAGAAGAACCTCGCGTGACCACTCCTGATTCAAATCCAACGTCAACGGCTGATCTCTGGCACTCACTACCAAACAAGCAATTAATTTTTGGACTATTTATTACTACGATGTTAGTACAAACAGTCAATACCTCCATCAATCCCATTATCAGTCTGTTTGTCCGTGAGTTAACAAATAACAGTAACAGCACGACCTTTCTATCTGGTGTCGTAGCAGCAATGCCTGGTATTGCAACAGTTTTTGCAGCACCACAGTTTGGAAAAATCGGTGACCGCGTGGGTACACACAGAATGATAAAAATTGGTTTTTGTATCGCTATTGCTGCATTAGTCCCAACAGCCTTTGTAACAAGTGTCTCAATGCTGATGATATTTCGATTTATTATTGGTATTAGCGACGCTACTATGTTACCTGCTGTGCAGACCTTGCTCTCTAAACATTCACCCTCAGCAATGACTAGTCGAATTTTCAGCTATAATCAAAGCTTCCAATCAATCGGAAGTGTCATGGGACCAATGTTTGGCGCGCTAGTAGCTAGTGTATTTGATTATCGAGGTATCTTTATTTTCAGTGCTTTGCTCATTGTATTGAACGCCATATTGTTTAACTTTAACACTAAGTCTTTGAGAAAATAGGCATATAAAAAGGATGAATTCTATAATTCATCCTTTTTATATGCTTCAAGTTTTATCAAGTCAACAGTTGCTTCTGTCCATCTTTGTAATGGTACATAATCATGGCGCTTATTAAAAGATAATTTTTCTTTTGATAGCACAGCAACACTTTGATTATTTTCTGTCAAAAACACTTGACCAATACGTTTGTACTTGCCTTTTGTATGTTTCCCAGTTCGCCATCTGTGCAAAATCGCACCATTTTTAGGAACATAGTTGCCAGACAAATCTTGCTCAACTACGACACCGGTAAACAGATGCGTTTCATATTTGTCCTTACTCATAGTATTTGATACCCACCCCTAATTCAAATCTCGTACCGTCAATAGGCTCTGTAGGCTGTAAATGGAGCTCATAATCGATATTGGAAGCCACTAACCGGACATCTGTTTGTAGTGTTAGTTTATTAACATTATCCAGTAATCTTCTATCCTGCTCCGTCATTCTATTTAACAATGCTCGTACCGTCATACGTAGCCACTGAACCTGCATTACTTTGCTGATAAAGGCAACTTGTCCAAATGGCATAGGACGTAACCATGTATCATAACTAATGTTTGAGATTTCAACATGATCTACCCAGTCAGTACCATTTTGACACCAAATCACCTGATACACACCTGGATTTTCCAGATGTGTTTGTGTTAGCTCTTTTGGTAAACCAACAATTTGCGGCACAATTCTCATTTCACCAGCCATATGTTGGGTGATATTAATTGGATAAATTTGATGTCCATCAGAAAATATGTTTAAGGCAAATTCAGTTTGTGTTGTTTCCGGTCCAGTTGGTGTATGTTTTTCTTTTGGTAAAATCAACACGTTCTGATTAAACTCGCGTAATGCCGTAATTAACTTACGTCGGTTTCCTGGAACGATTATAGCTATCGGATTTTCTAGTTCAACAACTTTCATGACGTCCGAAATTTCCAATGGTTCCAAATATTGCTTATCAGCCAAATTTTGCATCAGCGTTGCATCACTAGCATTATTATTCATGATTACAGTATGGTATTGCAAACGTCGTAGTTCAGATAACACAACAGTTGTCGCATAACCACCAGATGCAGCATCCCCTAATCTAAAGGCGCCACTACCGATGACCAAAACAGTATTATCGCTTACCTGCTCAGACTCATTCTCTTCTTCGTAAGTCGAGTAATATTGACGTGCATTTTCTGGAAACTCACCAGCTGATGGTTCTAAGGCTTTGTATGTTGGGTTAATATTGTGTTCCTTTGTTAAGGCACGAATAATTTTAAAATCAGTATCCCAAAACCGAGCAATTAGACCATCGGATAGACCATATCTTTTACCACGCCGTAATGACACAATACTATCCACATCTTTTTCAATATCCAATTCTAATTGCAATAGATGCCTTAATTGATAAAAGTAAAATTCGTCAATATTGGTTAATTCGGCTAACTCGTCGATTTCATAACCACGCTTTATGGCTTCAATAAGTAGCAACACACGATTGTCTTCAGGATGAATCAGCTGTTGGATTAATGCATCATCACTAACATGTGCCATATTCGTTGGCGAAAATGTAGCGTTATTAAAATGTGCTGAGCGAATAGCTTTTTCTAGTGCTCCAATGAATGTACGCCCAAACCCAATCGTCGAACCAACAGACTTTTGTATACTATTCAACTGTCGATTCACTGAAACATTGGATTCTTCTAACTCACCAAATGGGAAAATTGGTAACTTGACTGTAATATGATCCATCATCGGTTCCATCATAGCCATTTTTTGACTAAAATCGTGCGAAAGCACAATGTCTTCTAACGCAATACCCATCGCCAAATTAATGGCTACTAACATGACTGGATATCCAGTTACAAGCGCCATACGACTGGACATTTGATCAATATATGGTGAAACTTTAATGATATAAATCGCACCATTCGTATCATCAAAGGCAAATTGAACGTGCATTACACCTTGTAATTCTAGTAAATCAGCAACTTGGAAGGCGTACATTCTCATTTTTTCCAAAATTTGATCTTGAATCGTTAACGTCGGTGACACGCTTAGTGAGTCAGCAGTGTGAATACCAATTGGATCCATGTCTTCGCTGGCACCAATTTTCATCTTGTTTCCGCGAAAATCTCGTAACACTTCTATGCCAACTTCTTTCAACCCGTTGATAGCTTTAGAAATAATGATTTCTTGCGTCATTGACTGTGTTTTGGCATTATCAATCGCTTCTTCAAATTCATCTAATCGCTCAACCATCTGGCGTGTATTAGTGCTTTTTGGATGCAACGATCTGACCATTAATGGGACCTGAAGTTCACGTAACAATTCGTTTGCATCGTCTTGCGCTTTTACGACATGGCTTGTAATGACCGGTAAGCCGGCTTCTGCCATAAACTCCGTAAAATCAGCAAGGTTATTGATCCGTAGCAACATATCAATGCTCAATCCAAGCGTTTGAGGTACTAAACCATCCCCATGTTCCCATGATTGAACAACATCTGCCCATAATCTTACAGCACGCACGCCACCAAAAAGCGGTAGTACCGTGTCAATATGGTTGTGCTTAATAACCTGCTTAACGTTTTCAACTGTCAAAGGCTTCCAAATCGTTTCAGCCGCTAAACTCTCTAGAGATAATGCGTAAGGATTTTCGTCAATTAGAAAGACATTAATACCATGTCCCTTTAATTCAGGCATGACTTGATAGATGGCTGCATCATGCTCCGATTCAAGACCAAAGTCATTTGATCCCGCACCAATGAATAAAATATTTTTAGCTGTGATGTTCGACATAATCTTCTACCGTTTCAAAAAAGTCTGCAAATACCGCTGTCGCTTCATATGGTCCTGGAGCAGCATCTGGGAAAAACTGTACACTAAATGCTGGATAATCACGGTGACGCAATCCCTGTACAGCACCATCTACTAAATCACGATAGGTCACAAATAATTTCTTGTGGTCAAGTAATTCTTCGTCAACTGCGTACCCTTGACCCTGCATTGCATAAAAAATTTGTCTAGAAATAATTTCTTGGATAGGATGGTTCATACCATGATGCTCAGATGGCAATGCTACCAATGTCGCATCATTGGCTAAAGCAAATAGTTCATGACCTAAACCAATACCCAATAATGGTGCTTTTGTTTGCAACACTCTAATTAACGTGAGAACGCTTTCCGGTAGTGAGCGCGGATCACCCGGACCTGTAGATAATATAATACCATCTGGATCTAAGGTTAATACTTCATCGACACTTGTTGTATATGGTAAAACGGAAACATTGGCATCGTAGTCCCCTAACATACGAAGAATACCATGTTTCAAACCAAAATCTATTACTACAATATGACGACCACGCCCGGGGTTAGCATATGGCTTAGAGGTCGCTGTATTTTGGACTTGTTTATTTGTTAAAACTGTCGCTACCAATTGGTCTACTGCATGATCATCCGCGTAATCGACAATTGTAGCTTTTTGTGGCCCAGTTTCTCGCAAATGTCTGATCAATTTCCGTGTATCAACTTGATACAATCCTGGAATATTGTGTTGCTTCAGGAAACGATCTAAGTTCATACGACGTTGTCGATTAACAGATACCTCAGCCAAATCATGTACAATCATGCCTCTTATCATTGGTTTCACCGATTCATAAGCCTCAGCATGAATGCCCGCTGCCCCAATAACAGGCATCGAAAAGACAATCATTTGACCATCATAAATTGGATCTGTGATAATTTCTTGATAACCAGTCATGGCCGTATGAAAAATGATTTCCCCAAAAGTAGTGGCAGGTGCACCAAATCCGTGACCCTCAAAAACTGTGCCATCTTCTAGGATTAAATGTCTGATCATAAGCTATAATTCTCCAAACTGCTGTATACAAATAGACCAGGTTGTATACAGCATTAAAGTAACAGATTATCTGTTAATTGCTTCCCCACAAAAATATCAATTGATCCTTAGGCACCAAAAAGTTGTTAATGAACAATTTCAACTGCATCTTTTCCGTCAATTTCTTGCACAAATACTTTAATTTTTTCATTCTGTGCAGTGGGAATATTTTTTCCAACAAAGTCCGCCCGAATAGGCAATTCTCTGTGTCCACGATCCACTAAAACAGCTAGCGAAATCGTTTTCGGACGACCAATATGAATTAGCGCATCCAATGCGGCCCGAATAGTTCGTCCTGTAAACAATACATCGTCAATTAAAACAATATTCTGTTCAGAAATATTCAATCGCTCTTCTGAGTTCAAACCTAAATCGTTATGCTGGTCAGGTTTATCATCTCGAAAATTAGTAATATCAATAGCCATGACCGGTATTTGAACACCTTCTAATTGTTCCAAACGGTCTGCAATACGGCGTGCAAGATACTCGCCGCGTGTTTTGATTCCCACAAGAACCAAATTTTTACCGCCCTTATTACGCTCGATTATTTCATATGTAATACGAGTTAAGGCGCGTTGTAATGAGGCATTATCTAAAACTTCTTTATTTGGCATATTCATCTTCCTCTCTGTTAATCGGTATTAATGTTGACAAAGCAAACTCAAAGTAATCTGGCAACGGACTATCAAACGACAGCTCATCGCCTGTTGTAGGTTGCTCTAAAGTCAATGTCTTAGCATGTAATAGTTGACCATTCAACTGTATACCATCTAACTTCTGTGCTGTACCATATACTGGATCCCCGACAATTGGATGACTGATGTAGCTCATGTGCACCCTTATTTGGTGTGTTCTGCCAGTTTCTAAATTCACTTTTAACAGCGTATAACCAACATATCGTTTTAAAACATTGAAATGCGTGACAGCTTCACGGCCACCTTCAATAACCGCTTGCTTTTTTCGATCAATTTTATGACGTCCAATCGGAGCTTCAATCGTTCCTGAATCCTCTGTAAATTCACCACGAACCAGCGCATAATACACGCGCTGATTTTTATGAGCTTTTAACTGTTCAGATAATGAACGATGAGCCTTATCATTTTTTGCGACCATTAGTAAACCACTAGTATCACGATCAATACGATGCACTATTCCGGGTCGAAACTCGCCATTTATGGTCGACAATGGTGAATGATAAAGTAGTGCATTGACCAATGTGCCAGAACTATGCCCTGCTGCAGGATGCACGACCATTCCTTGTGGCTTATTTACAACAATGACATCATTGTCTTCATAAATAATGTCAAGCGGAATGTTTTCAGCTTCAATTTTTGTTTCTTGAATCTCAGGTGGTGTAATAGATATTGTATCTCCACTGACAACTTTATATGAGCGCTTTACTTTGTGATTATTAACTAAAATCGTACCATCCACTAGCCAATTTGAGAGTGTAGTTCGTGAGTAACTCAGATTTTCTTTCGATAAGACAGCATCAACACGCCCATCTTGATCTGTTATATGAATTAATATTTTATTTGCCATCAGTATCCATGTAATCCTTAATTTGTTGCACAATATTTTTTGTAAGATAATACTTTCGTTCTCGGTCAGCACGAACAAATGATAAAATATGTCCTTTCAACTGCCACTGTTTGATATCTTTTAAAGAAATTTTTTCATACTCTGATAATAACACCCGCCCCAAAAAAAGATTGGGACCAGCAATGTAAACACGTCGACGAACGACCAATAGTACGCCTAATAAAATCATCACCATGATTAATAAAACTGGTAGGATTTCAAGTTTGAAACTCATTTCAGCCCAAACGACAATACTACCCATAAAAAATATACCCCACCACAACCAACTAATTATGCCCGTTGAATCTAGTGGTTGAAAAAAACCGCGTCTTGGTATCATGTGTTGCCCTTTTCTGTAAACGTATTCAACTAATATTTTACCAGATTTCAATTAAAGGAATATAAAAAATTACTGCTGGCGAAGTACTGTTTATTATCCTTAATGTGTGTTGCAATAGATATATATATAATATTTCAACAAAATTTGTTATACTTTCGGTATACATTTTATTAAAAGGAACCCATATGATTACACTATATGTTGATGCAGCGCGTGACGTATCTACTGGTCGTTCGTCAGCAGGCGCAGTTTTAATTATTGATAAAGTACAGAAACAACTAAAAACCGTCTTGAGAGAGACCGTTAATAATCATGAGGCTGAATTTTTGGCAGTTCTTTGGGCATTAAAGCAACTACCTAATAATAAAAATCTACACATATATAGTGATTCAAAAATTGTAACCGATGCCCTGCATAAATCTTATGCAAAACACTACCAAGGGCTTGTTGATGAAATCAACCTACAATTAACACCCTACCCTCTAGTTTTAATCAATTGGGTTCCAGAAAAAGAAAATCGTGGTGCTCATAATTTAGCTTTGCAAGCACTTAAAAAAGCGAACCGTTAAAGTTCGCTTTTTTTAATTGTTTACAATATAAGTTGGTACGCCCACCGAACGTCTTCATTTTCTTCTCCCTCATCAATATGCACAAGACCACGTTTCTCAAAACCATTACCTGTGATAACAGCTTGCATTGGTAAGTTGCCTGGATGCGTATCAATTCGAAAATCACTTATACCGTTTTCATAGAAAAATGTCAAAATAGCAGTCATGAATCGCTGTGCCAGTTTTTGCCCTCGGTACTTATCAAGGATAGCAAATCGATGAATACCAATGTAATCTGTTTCATCATTTAGCCATTGACCGTCCTCAATCAACGTATATATTGGATCCTCACCGGCTAATATTGCTGTGTATCCCGCAACCTGATGATTCACAATTAACACGAATCCTCTTTGCAATGCTAAATCTTCCGCAATCGTATTTCGATTAGGATATCCCGATTGCCACTGTGAAAGCCCTTGTTCCTTCAGATAATAACGGCCATTATTGATGATTGATACAATTGATTTTATATCCTCCTCATGCGCCCGTCGCATATAAACTGATGTCATATTCACGTCCTTATAATTAAAAATAATTTATTTTATCATAAAAATTATAATAGGACAATCATAATTTTTTTACCATTCTCTTTTCTTCACAGTAACTTTCCAAACGACTCATAGCTGTCTTTAGCATATCCAGAGATGCCGCATAACTAATTCGTACATATCCTGCCCCACCTGGTCCAAATCCAGATCCAGGAACGACTGCCAATCGTTGTCTATCTACCAAATCATAAGCAAACTCCGCATCATTTTGATTTAAATCTACAGGTATTTTAGCAAACATATAAAATGCACCACTTGGTGTTGCCATCTCAAAACCTAGTTTTGTCATTTTTTCAACTAAATAGTCACGTCGTTGTTTATATTGCGCTTTCATCCATAATGTATCGTCCTTACTTTGAGCACTTTTAAACGCTTCAGTAGCCGCTGCCATTGCAGGATTTGAAGGTGTCATGATGACAAAACCATGCACCATATTAATTTTCTTCATTAATGCCGCAGGACCCGCCAAAATACCGATTCGATACCCCGTCATGGCATGAGATTTTGATACGCCATTAACAACAATTGTTTGTTCTGGTAAAATGCTGGCCATGGAAACGTGAGGTGCATCATAGCTCAATTCAGAATAAATTTCGTCCGAAATAACTAAAATGTTTGTTTCTCTTATCACATCTGCTAAATCTTTCAACTGTTCTGCTGTGTAGGTCACTCCAGTTGGATTAGAAGGATTGGTGATAATAATTGCTTTGATATGATTTTCGGTAGCAATAATTTCGCGTAAATGATTTGGTGTTAATACAAATCCGTCTTTTGAAACGTCAATAAGCACTGGTTGTCCACCATTAATGCGTGTCATTTCGGCATAAACTGGATAGGCAGGCGTTGGAATCAGAATCTTATCATCAGGATTCAAAATTGCTGATAACAATGTATAAAGGCCTTCTGTAGCACCGACTGTGGTAATTATTTCTTCAGTTGGGTCAAAATTAAGCTCATATCGGTCATTTAAAAAGTCGCTAGCTGCTTGACGTAATGTGCTCTTTCCTGCTGAAACTGAATAATGTGAATCATCTGCATTAATCGCAGCTAAAGCAGCTTCTTTAATATGCTGAGGAACTGAAAAATCTGGCTCACCAATTGTTAGTTTTAGGATGTTGGGAATATTACTAACTGTTTCGTCAAATGAATGGATTGGGCTAGGCTTTACTTGACTTAAACTATCATTAAAAATGTCGACTTGTTCTAACTTTGACTTAATCATATTGAATCCTCATTTCATTGTTGTTTTATTCTAACAATGATGAACTATCTTTTCACGAAAAAATTGTACAAATAAAAAAATTGTCATTGGTCATATCGCACAAACAGTTACCATGAAAATAAAAACAAGAGATCAATGATCTCTTGTTTTTATCTAACACGCTTACCCCAGTATTGGAAGTAATCGACACGCAATGCCCCATTATATAGTTTGCGTCGCTTTGTTGCCTTTTCACCATAGGATTGTTCAAATTCCAAGTCACTAGTTAAAATATATTTGCTCCAACTTGGTAGATTACGATAGACCGACCCCATTTGCTCGTATAGCTCACGTGCGGCTTCGAGTTCTCCTAAACGCTCACCATAAGGCGGATTAGTCACCAGTACACCGTTAAGTTTATCTGTTGTCCAGTCTTTGGCAGCTAACTGCTTAAAAGTGATATCCTGACCAAGTCCTGCATGTTTGGCGTTTTCTCGAGCAATATCAACCATATTTTCATCAATATCAAACCCTTCAATATCAAGGGTTCGATCATAATCAGCCTGTGCTTCAGCTGCATCACGCACTTCGTCTGACAATTTTTTATCAAACCAATCCATACGCTCGATATCAAAGTCACGAATTAATCCAGGTGCGATATTACGACCAATTAATGCTGCCTCAATCGCAATCGTTCCAGAACCAGTTGTTGGGTCAACAAATGGACGATCCGGGTGCCAATTTGTTAGCAAAACTAGTGCCGCTGCAAAGTTTTCTTTTAATGGTGCACCACCCTTATTCACACGATAGCCACGCTTAAATAGGGATTCCCCTGTTGTATCCAAGGTAACCATCACGTGATCTTTATCAATCATCACTTCAAGTTGTGCAAAATAACCGTTTTCAGGCAAACGTGTTCGAATATGATAAGCTTCTTGCAATCTATTGACGATTGCTTTTTTAGTAATAGCTTGAACATCTGGCACACTAAATAATTCAGACTTTTTTGAACGTCCTGCAACGGGAAATTCTGAATCATAATTCAAATAATCTTCCCATGGTAACGCTTTAACGCCCTCAAATAGCTGATCAAACGTTGTCGCATCAAATTCACCCACAATAATCTTAATTCGATCCGCTGTACGAAGCCAAACGTTAGTGTTCAATATATCTTTTTGTGTACCATCAAAACGTACTCGATAATTTTCGACTTGATGTTCATAGCCTAAGCGTTCTAGCTCTTTACCAACAAGGGATTCCAAACCTGCTGCTGCTGTTGCCATTAAATGATATGTTTTTTCCATGATTTTCCTTTATAATTAGCGTATGAGATTAACTGATTTAGAAGATTTAACACAATATATGTCACTTGATACAAAATTATTCGTGCAAACTGAGGACTTTGTTAATCCAGTGACAGCGATAAAATATGCCAATAATCGTTCTGATATTATATTGTTAGCTAATGATCAGACTAATGCCTTGACACTATCACAACTATTCGCACGTTTACGAACACTACCGGCAAATACTGTTCTTATCACAGAAAATAACCAACCCATTTTTGGTTTTCATCTTGATAACCAGTACAATATTATTTTTAAATAGTTAATCAATAATATGATTATA
This window contains:
- a CDS encoding carbamoyl phosphate synthase small subunit, encoding MIRHLILEDGTVFEGHGFGAPATTFGEIIFHTAMTGYQEIITDPIYDGQMIVFSMPVIGAAGIHAEAYESVKPMIRGMIVHDLAEVSVNRQRRMNLDRFLKQHNIPGLYQVDTRKLIRHLRETGPQKATIVDYADDHAVDQLVATVLTNKQVQNTATSKPYANPGRGRHIVVIDFGLKHGILRMLGDYDANVSVLPYTTSVDEVLTLDPDGIILSTGPGDPRSLPESVLTLIRVLQTKAPLLGIGLGHELFALANDATLVALPSEHHGMNHPIQEIISRQIFYAMQGQGYAVDEELLDHKKLFVTYRDLVDGAVQGLRHRDYPAFSVQFFPDAAPGPYEATAVFADFFETVEDYVEHHS
- a CDS encoding reverse transcriptase-like protein produces the protein MITLYVDAARDVSTGRSSAGAVLIIDKVQKQLKTVLRETVNNHEAEFLAVLWALKQLPNNKNLHIYSDSKIVTDALHKSYAKHYQGLVDEINLQLTPYPLVLINWVPEKENRGAHNLALQALKKANR
- the pyrR gene encoding bifunctional pyr operon transcriptional regulator/uracil phosphoribosyltransferase PyrR — its product is MPNKEVLDNASLQRALTRITYEIIERNKGGKNLVLVGIKTRGEYLARRIADRLEQLEGVQIPVMAIDITNFRDDKPDQHNDLGLNSEERLNISEQNIVLIDDVLFTGRTIRAALDALIHIGRPKTISLAVLVDRGHRELPIRADFVGKNIPTAQNEKIKVFVQEIDGKDAVEIVH
- a CDS encoding ATP-grasp domain-containing protein; the encoded protein is MSNITAKNILFIGAGSNDFGLESEHDAAIYQVMPELKGHGINVFLIDENPYALSLESLAAETIWKPLTVENVKQVIKHNHIDTVLPLFGGVRAVRLWADVVQSWEHGDGLVPQTLGLSIDMLLRINNLADFTEFMAEAGLPVITSHVVKAQDDANELLRELQVPLMVRSLHPKSTNTRQMVERLDEFEEAIDNAKTQSMTQEIIISKAINGLKEVGIEVLRDFRGNKMKIGASEDMDPIGIHTADSLSVSPTLTIQDQILEKMRMYAFQVADLLELQGVMHVQFAFDDTNGAIYIIKVSPYIDQMSSRMALVTGYPVMLVAINLAMGIALEDIVLSHDFSQKMAMMEPMMDHITVKLPIFPFGELEESNVSVNRQLNSIQKSVGSTIGFGRTFIGALEKAIRSAHFNNATFSPTNMAHVSDDALIQQLIHPEDNRVLLLIEAIKRGYEIDELAELTNIDEFYFYQLRHLLQLELDIEKDVDSIVSLRRGKRYGLSDGLIARFWDTDFKIIRALTKEHNINPTYKALEPSAGEFPENARQYYSTYEEENESEQVSDNTVLVIGSGAFRLGDAASGGYATTVVLSELRRLQYHTVIMNNNASDATLMQNLADKQYLEPLEISDVMKVVELENPIAIIVPGNRRKLITALREFNQNVLILPKEKHTPTGPETTQTEFALNIFSDGHQIYPINITQHMAGEMRIVPQIVGLPKELTQTHLENPGVYQVIWCQNGTDWVDHVEISNISYDTWLRPMPFGQVAFISKVMQVQWLRMTVRALLNRMTEQDRRLLDNVNKLTLQTDVRLVASNIDYELHLQPTEPIDGTRFELGVGIKYYE
- a CDS encoding RelA/SpoT family protein; amino-acid sequence: MAKTKHYTGPEVLEMVGQYMSESDTINVKKAYEWASELHKEQKRKSGEPYIIHPIQVAGILAELKMDTATVISGYLHDVVEDTTATLQDVRDNFGETIAQIIDGVTKISKIQYQSSQEQLAENHRKLLLAMSKDIRVIIVKLADRLHNMRTLGALREEKQKRIAKETLEIYAPLADRLGISTIKWELEDLSLSYIDPEQYYHIASLMNMKREERISYVQKAVDQINGAIKDLELIHVDVYGRPKHIYSIYRKMVDKHKAFEEIYDLLAVRVLTDSIPDTYAVLGAIHSKWTPIPGRFKDYIALPKANGYQSLHTTVIGPHGRPLEVQIRTHHMHEVAEYGVAAHWAYKKNGGSSKETNVDDNSQQALNVIQGILELQENAKNAEDFMDGVTGDLFSDRVYAFTPRGDVFELAKGAGPLDMAFSIHTNIGIKTTGAKINGRIVPLDYKIKTGDIIEIITSANAKPSRDWLEIVSTRRARNKIKQYFKQLDREDNIAAARELLSKNLRDNDFNPSDILTSENIQEAADKMHYHTPDDMLAAIGFGDIAVPGVVNKLTEKIREANEEAATAELQREMLEEGHEITREETAFTKRQKSTADDIVIAGVDNLLVRLGRCCTPVPGDDVKGYITKGRGISVHRVGCPNIRAAQLQGQRLVDVQWEDENGSKPNYDADLTVHGENRGGLLNDVLRSVNGRTRYVNSVNGHVTKNGMAQVSLSIGVKNSEQLTAIMDSLNNLPAVYDVERTFH
- a CDS encoding MFS transporter → MSKNQEKSLWKRNVLVLWFGVFMTGIALSEVMPFLSLYIDTLGHFSKNQLTFYSGAIFSVSFLVMAIVSPLWGKLADRKGRKLMMLRAALGMAIVLFLMGYVTNVWQLFILRALQGATGGYISNSNALIATQTPKEHAGHALGILVTGMTAGNLLGPLFGGTLASVVSYRTSFHITGIILFLVFILTMFFVKEEPRVTTPDSNPTSTADLWHSLPNKQLIFGLFITTMLVQTVNTSINPIISLFVRELTNNSNSTTFLSGVVAAMPGIATVFAAPQFGKIGDRVGTHRMIKIGFCIAIAALVPTAFVTSVSMLMIFRFIIGISDATMLPAVQTLLSKHSPSAMTSRIFSYNQSFQSIGSVMGPMFGALVASVFDYRGIFIFSALLIVLNAILFNFNTKSLRK
- a CDS encoding RluA family pseudouridine synthase — translated: MANKILIHITDQDGRVDAVLSKENLSYSRTTLSNWLVDGTILVNNHKVKRSYKVVSGDTISITPPEIQETKIEAENIPLDIIYEDNDVIVVNKPQGMVVHPAAGHSSGTLVNALLYHSPLSTINGEFRPGIVHRIDRDTSGLLMVAKNDKAHRSLSEQLKAHKNQRVYYALVRGEFTEDSGTIEAPIGRHKIDRKKQAVIEGGREAVTHFNVLKRYVGYTLLKVNLETGRTHQIRVHMSYISHPIVGDPVYGTAQKLDGIQLNGQLLHAKTLTLEQPTTGDELSFDSPLPDYFEFALSTLIPINREEDEYAK